The nucleotide sequence CTGAATCAATGCTTCAGGAATGCCGCACAAACCAAAACCACCAACGGCAATTTTTTGGCCGTCCTTCAAAATATCCCGCAGGGCATCAACTGCCGATGGGTAAGTTTTATTCATAACTTTTGTCCTAATATTGCCGAAAATGGTAAAAAAGTAATCATAATGCTTTAGGCGCCCAAGCCCAGCCAGTCTTGGCACCAAACTAGTTTTAGGCACTTGGAACTAAACTATCTAAGCTTAAATACCCCATTTTTTAAGAAATCTCGGAGAAATTGCATGAATCCAGCGCAGTTATTAGAACAGTTCGGGCCTCGCGAATCCATGGACTATGACCTTGTGATCGTAGGGGGCGGACCCGCTGGTTTATCAGCTGCAATCCGAGCAAAGCAGCTCGCTAATGAATCCGGAAAAGAAATTAGCGTCTGCGTATTGGAAAAAGGCTCTGAAATTGGTGCGCATATTTTGTCTGGCGCCGTTATGGACCCCAGAGCCTTATCCGAATTATTTCCCAATTGGAAAGAATTAGGTGCCCCACTCCATACTGAAGTTACTCAAGATCAGTTCCTCTTTTTAACAAAAAACAATTCCTATCAAGTACCAAACTGGATGTTGCCGCATTGCTTCCAGAATGAGGGTAACTACATCATCAGCCTTGCAAATGTCACCCGCTGGTTAGGAGAGCAAGCGGAGGCGCTTGGTGTAGAAATTTTCCCAGGCTTTCCTGCTGCAGAAGTTTTATATAACGAACAAGGTGCTGTTGCTGGAGTAATCACTGGTGCAATGGGTTTAGATAAAGAGGGCAACCCAACCGACCAGTTTCAGCTCGGCATGGAATTGCGTGGCAAATACACCTTATTCGCAGAGGGCGCTCGTGGCCACCTAGGTAGGCAATTAATTTCTAAGTTCGCATTGGATAAGGACTCTGATCCACAAAGCTATGGTATTGGAATCAAAGAGCTCTGGGAAGTTGAGCCATCCAAGAGTAAGCCTGGTTTAGTGGTTCATACCGCCGGTTGGCCTTTAGAGAACGACACCTATGGTGGATCATTCCTTTATCACTTAGGGGACAACAAAGTGGCTGTGGGTCTGGTTGTTGGCCTCTCCTACAAGAACCCCTACCTCTCTCCGTTTGAAGAATTCCAAAGATATAAGTTGCATCCGAAGATTCGCGAAACCTTTGAGGGTGGTAAACGCATTGCCTATGGTGCACGCGCATTAACTGCTGGTGGTTTGAATAGCTTGCCTAAGACAGTCTTTCCTGGTGGCGCGCTCATCGGTTGTGATGCAGGCTTCTTAAACGCATCTCGTATTAAAGGTAGTCATGCTGCTATCAAGACAGGCATGCTGGCTGCTGAAGCAGCTATTGCTGCATTGGCTGATAACCGCTCAGCAGATGTGCTTGCAGGCTACCCAACTGCCTTCCAAAATAGCTGGTTACACACCGAACTTAACCAGGCCCGTAACTTCAAAGCTTGGATGTCAAAAGGCCTTTATCTAGGCACGCTAATGGTGGGTCTTGAACAGAAAGTACTGGGTGGCAATATGCCATGGACCGTACATCTTAAGCACGCTGACCATGAGTGCCTTGAGCCAGCTTCACAGCACAAGCCAATTGATTATCCAAAGCCTGATGGCAAGATTAGTTTTGATCGCCTGTCCTCAGTATTTATCTCCAATACCAATCATGCAGAGAGTCAGCCAGTTCACCTCACTCTGAAAGATGCAGCTATTCCGGTAAGCCTTAATCTGAAGACTTACGCTGGGCCGGAGCAGCGATATTGCCCTGCCGGTGTTTATGAATATGTTGAAGCAGATGGTCACCCTAAACTGCAGATCAACTCGCAGAACTGTGTGCACTGCAAAACCTGTGATATCAAAGACCCAAGTCAAAACATTGTTTGGGTAACACCTGAAGGTGGTGGCGGACCAAACTACGGAGCGATGTAATTCATGATGCTATTGCACACCATGTTGCGTGTTGGCGACCTCCAGCGCTCGATTGATTTTTACACCAAAGTATTGGGCATGAATCTCTTGCGCACCACTGAGCGACCAACACAAAAATACTCATTAGCCTTTGTTGGATTCGGTAAAGGCAACGCAGATGGCCAAGCGGAAATTGAGCTGACCTATAACTATGGCGTTGACTCCTATGACTTGGGCAGTGCTTACGGCCATATTGCGATTGGAGTACCTGATGCCTATGCTGCTTGCGAAAAGATTAAAGCGGCTGGCGGTAATGTGACTCGCGAAGCTGGCCCTGTAGCCGGGGGAGATACCATCATCGCCTTTATAACCGATCCAGACGGCTACAAAATCGAACTGATTCAACGATAGTAGTGACAGAGTCTGGGCAATTTCATCTCGAGATACTCACCAAGATATCTGATGTAACGTCACCAGAATGGAATGGCCTACTTTCAGATGATGCAGGCCCTTTCCTAAAACATGAATTTCTGTCCTCACTAGAAGAGACAGCTTGCGTTGGCAACAATACTGGATGGCAAATCGCCCATCTAGTTCTCAGGTGTAATGATGAAATAGTTGGCGCTATTCCCTTGTATTTGAAGCAACACTCATACGGTGAATATGTCTTTGATTGGTCGTGGGCGCAGGCCTATGAGCAGCAAGGTATGAACTATTACCCAAAAGTACTCTGCGCTATTCCATTTACGCCTGTTCAGGGCTCTCGCCTACTATCCAAACCAGGATTTAATAAAGCGTTAATTTATTCGAAACTAATTTCTGGTCTGAAGTCCTTGGTCATAGACAATCAGTTATCTTCAGCACATGTCTTATTCCCCCAGAAGCATGAGGTTGACATACTCAATACACAAGGATTTTTACTAAGAGACTCCGTTCAGTTTCATTGGCATAACCAGGGTTATCAATCCTTTGAACAATTTTTATCATCTCTCACCATGAAGAGGCGGAAAAATATACGTCGCGAACGAGAGTCTGTTGCAAGACAAAACATTTCATTTAGACATATCCCTGGAAGAGTCTCGACCGATCATGATTGGGAATTTTTCTACGCATGTTATGCAAACACCTATTTTGAACATCAATCACAGCCCTATCTCAATGAATCGTTCTTTAAACTTTGGGGTAAACGTCTCCCAGAAAATCTACATTTAATTGTGGCTGAGAGAAATGGTGCTCCAATTGCATCCTCATTACTTGTTGTAGATGCCGTTATGTCGAAGGCATATGGTCGCTATTGGGGTGCGCTTGAGCATATTCCTCTTTTGCATTTTGAAACCGCCTACTACCAAGCAATTGAATATTGCATAGCTGCAGGTATTCAAACCTTTGAGGGTGGCGCACAAGGCGAGCATAAAATGGCGCGCGGCTTTTTGCCTACTACTATTCAATCTGCCCATTTCATTAAAGACCCTAGGTTTGCCAAGGCTGTTGAGCAATTCTTAGGAAGAGAACATCAGGGAATTGAGGCTTATGTGGACGAGCTTGCAGAGCACAGTCCTTTGAAATCGTCTAAAGTACTCAAATGAATTCTGAAAGCAATCTTCCGATCCAACAAGACGGCTCACACTCTCTATCTACTGGAGATGATGAGTCTGACTCACCCTGCATTGGCGTGTGCACTACCCTCTATGATGAGATTTGTCAGGGATGTGGCCGCACCCTCAACGAAGTCAGCAATTGGGTATTTTTTTCTGATGAAGAAAAGGCATCGGTATGGAAACGCATTCGAGCCGATGGAACGGCGATGCGCTTTCAGCGTCAGCTTAAAGAAAATAAGCCCACTTGATGGTGGGCTTATTTTTAACTTAGTTCTATTAACTGCATCAACCCGCCAAGGCTTGACTTCGTAAGTACTCTTCGTAAGTACCAGAGTAGTCCTCAACCGTACCATCCATCTTCACTTCTAAGATCCGGTTAGCTAAAGCCTGAACAAATTCACGGTCATGAGATACAAAGATTAAGGTGCCTTCAAACTTCTCAAGCGCAATCTGTAGACTCTCGATTGATTCCATATCCATGTGGTTGGTTGGCTCATCCATTGCAAGCACGTTATGCTTTTGAAGCATCAACTTGCCCCAGATCATGCGACCCTTCTCGCCACCAGAAAGCACTTTCACATCTTTACCAATGTCATCACCCGAGAACAATAAACGTCCCAAGGTGCCACGCACGACCTGATCATCATCACCAGTATTACGCCAATTACTCATCCATTCCATGAGCGTTTCTTCTTTGGCAAAGAGTTCAGTGTTGTCTTGCGGCATTACACCCACATTTGCATTCTCCGCCCACTTCACATCACCACTATCAGCGGCAATGCCATCAAAGCGTTTACTCAAGATTGTTTTTAATAAAGTAGTTTTACCGGCACCGTTTTGACCAATAATGGCAATCTTTTCACCTGCACGAATGCCTAGTTTCAGATTCTTGAAAATAGTTCTGTCGTACGCCTTAGTGAGCGCATTGCATTCGACGGCCATGTTGTGTAACTTCTTCTCATAGTCAAAACGGATAAATGGGTTTTGACGAGATGAGGGTTTAATTTCAGCGATCTCAATTTTTTCTAGCTGGCGTTGACGAGATGTTGCCTGGCGTGCTTTAGAAGCATTTGCCGAGAATCGACTTACGAAAGCCTGTAATTCAGCAATCTTTTCTTTGGCCTTGGCGTTTGATGCTAACTGCTGCGCTCTTGCTTGGGTAGATGCCAGCATATAAGAGTCATAGTTCCCTGGGTAAACCTTCAAGGTTCCATAGTCCATATCAGCCATATGCGTACACACTTCATTTAGAAAGTGTCGATCATGGGAGATGATGATGATGGTGCTATTAAATTGATTGAGAATTTCTTCCAGCCAATGAATCGAATGAATATCCAAGTTATTTGTTGGCTCATCTAACAACAAGACATCTGGATCTGAGAACAAGGCCTGAGCAAGTAAGACACGCAATTTCCAACCGGGTGCGACATTGCTCATTGGGCCATTGTGTTGCTCAATCGGAATACCAATACCTAATAACAACTCACCCGCTTTTGCTTCAGCTGTGTAGCCGCCGTACTCTGCATACTTACCCTCAAGCTCTGCAGCTCTCATGTAATCTTCATCGCTAGCTTCTGGGTTCGCATAAATAGCATCGCGTTCAGCAGCAGCTCTCCACATCTCTTCGTGACCCATCATCACGACGTCGAGAACACGAACATCTTCGTAGGCAAACTGATCCTGGCGTAATTTACCGAGACGAATGCCTGGGTCTAAACTCACGTTACCACTTGAAGGCTCTAACTCGCCACCAAGAATTTTCATGAAAGTGGATTTACCACAACCGTTGGCGCCAATCAGGCCATAGCGATTGCCACCGCCAAATTTCACGGAAATATTTTCAAATAGAGGCTTTGCCCCAAACTGCATGGTGATATTAGATGCGGACAGCACGGATGTTTCTCTAACTTTCTACGAATCAAGTGGAACGAATGCGCATTGATAATGCGGCCTCATTTGAGGCAAATACCATTATTTTAACGGTTTAAAGCCCCAAAAGGCTAAGGACGTCGACTACCTAGACTTTGACCCGAAATGGCGTGAAATTCGTATGAATATCGTAGTAATCTTCGTTTTCCTTACGTTTAAGGAAATTCACTACCCAATAGGTTAAGGGTGTAGCCAATACCTCCCAGCCTGTTTTTAGAGCATATTGAGCCAAAGCTACCGCAACTACTTCATGAGTTGGCCAAATGCCATAGAAAGCCAGCATATAAAAGAATGAAGAGTCTACTAATTCACCAACTGCTGTTGAACCAATAGTGCGCATCCACAAGTAGCGACCCTGCGTCCAAATTTTCATTTTGGCCAAAACAAAGCTATTCGCAAAACTGCCGCACCAAAATGAAAACATTGAAGCTAATGCGATACGCCAAGAATTCCCAAAAACTGTTTCTAATCCATGCTGATAATTGGCCATGTATTCACCTGGCGCAACAGGCAAGGCAATCACAATCTGCGCCATGATTGCGGCAAACAGTAGCGCTGCAAATCCAGCCCAAACCGCCCTTCGATCATATGCATATCCATACACCTCAGTCAAAATATCGCCGAAGAAATAGGAGATAGGGAAAAATAGGATACCTCCACCAAAAGGCATTTCGCCAAAATATGGCAAGGTCACCACTGCAGCCTTGCCAGCCCCAATAAAGTTAGAGCACAACAAGACAACCACAAAAGCAGCCAAAATCAAGTCGTAGTAGCGGTGGTGACGTCTTAGTGTGTCCATGGCTCTAAAAAATGGATAATAGAGAAAGAATATCCCCTTTCAGCCAACCTCGCTGAGGACCGGATAAATCGCCACCAGCAATTACTAGGATGACTAAAGACGATGAGTAAAGCGAGCTTTAATTGGGAAGATCCCCTTCTACTAGACACACAACTGAGCGAAGACGAGCGCATGATTCGCGATGCTGCAGCCGAGTACGCACAAGGCCGTTTAATGCCGCGTATTTTAGAGGCGTATCGCAATGAAACAACTGACCCCGCCATCTTCCGTGAAATGGGTGAACTAGGCCTGCTAGGTATCACCATTCCAGAACAATACGGCGGGGCTAATCTCAACTATGTCTCTTATGGCTTAATTGCCCGCGAAATCGAGCGAGTTGATTCTGGCTATCGATCCATGATGAGTGTTCAATCTTCTTTGGTCATGGTTCCTATCAATGAATTTGGTAGCGAAGCGCAAAAGCAGAAGTACCTGCCTAAATTAGCTAGCGGCGAATGGATTGGTTGCTTTGGTCTGACTGAACCAAACTATGGCTCTGATGCTGGTGGCATGATCACCAGGGCAAAAAAAGTTCCAGGTGGCTTCTCATTGACTGGCTCCAAAATGTGGATCTCTAATGCTCCGATTGCCGATGTATTTGTGGTGTGGGCCAAAAACGATGAAGGTGTCATTCGGGGCTACATTCTTGAAAAAGGTATGAAGGGTTTAAGCGCTCCGAAGATCAGCGGCAAGATGGGTCTACGTGCCTCCATCACTGGTGAAATCGTGATGGATGAAGTCTTTGTTCCCGCTGAAAATGAGTTCCCTGAAATTACTGGTCTGAAAGGCCCATTCACTTGCCTTAACGCAGCACGCTATGGCATCTCTTGGGGTACCTTAGGTGCCGCCGAATGGTGCTGGCATGCAGCGCGTCAGTACACGATGGATCGCAAGCAATTTGGCAAGCCTTTAGCATCCAATCAGCTAATTCAGAAGAAGTTGGCAGATATGCAAACAGAGAT is from Polynucleobacter sp. MWH-UH23A and encodes:
- a CDS encoding acyl-CoA dehydrogenase, whose product is MSKASFNWEDPLLLDTQLSEDERMIRDAAAEYAQGRLMPRILEAYRNETTDPAIFREMGELGLLGITIPEQYGGANLNYVSYGLIAREIERVDSGYRSMMSVQSSLVMVPINEFGSEAQKQKYLPKLASGEWIGCFGLTEPNYGSDAGGMITRAKKVPGGFSLTGSKMWISNAPIADVFVVWAKNDEGVIRGYILEKGMKGLSAPKISGKMGLRASITGEIVMDEVFVPAENEFPEITGLKGPFTCLNAARYGISWGTLGAAEWCWHAARQYTMDRKQFGKPLASNQLIQKKLADMQTEIALALQGCLRLGRMKDEGIAAPEITSIMKRNSCGKSLDIARMARDMHGGNGISDEYGVVRHMMNLEVVNTYEGTHDIHALILGRAQTGIQAFS
- the gloA gene encoding lactoylglutathione lyase: MMLLHTMLRVGDLQRSIDFYTKVLGMNLLRTTERPTQKYSLAFVGFGKGNADGQAEIELTYNYGVDSYDLGSAYGHIAIGVPDAYAACEKIKAAGGNVTREAGPVAGGDTIIAFITDPDGYKIELIQR
- a CDS encoding DUF1289 domain-containing protein; protein product: MNSESNLPIQQDGSHSLSTGDDESDSPCIGVCTTLYDEICQGCGRTLNEVSNWVFFSDEEKASVWKRIRADGTAMRFQRQLKENKPT
- a CDS encoding queuosine precursor transporter, with amino-acid sequence MDTLRRHHRYYDLILAAFVVVLLCSNFIGAGKAAVVTLPYFGEMPFGGGILFFPISYFFGDILTEVYGYAYDRRAVWAGFAALLFAAIMAQIVIALPVAPGEYMANYQHGLETVFGNSWRIALASMFSFWCGSFANSFVLAKMKIWTQGRYLWMRTIGSTAVGELVDSSFFYMLAFYGIWPTHEVVAVALAQYALKTGWEVLATPLTYWVVNFLKRKENEDYYDIHTNFTPFRVKV
- a CDS encoding electron transfer flavoprotein-ubiquinone oxidoreductase: MNPAQLLEQFGPRESMDYDLVIVGGGPAGLSAAIRAKQLANESGKEISVCVLEKGSEIGAHILSGAVMDPRALSELFPNWKELGAPLHTEVTQDQFLFLTKNNSYQVPNWMLPHCFQNEGNYIISLANVTRWLGEQAEALGVEIFPGFPAAEVLYNEQGAVAGVITGAMGLDKEGNPTDQFQLGMELRGKYTLFAEGARGHLGRQLISKFALDKDSDPQSYGIGIKELWEVEPSKSKPGLVVHTAGWPLENDTYGGSFLYHLGDNKVAVGLVVGLSYKNPYLSPFEEFQRYKLHPKIRETFEGGKRIAYGARALTAGGLNSLPKTVFPGGALIGCDAGFLNASRIKGSHAAIKTGMLAAEAAIAALADNRSADVLAGYPTAFQNSWLHTELNQARNFKAWMSKGLYLGTLMVGLEQKVLGGNMPWTVHLKHADHECLEPASQHKPIDYPKPDGKISFDRLSSVFISNTNHAESQPVHLTLKDAAIPVSLNLKTYAGPEQRYCPAGVYEYVEADGHPKLQINSQNCVHCKTCDIKDPSQNIVWVTPEGGGGPNYGAM
- a CDS encoding GNAT family N-acetyltransferase, coding for MTESGQFHLEILTKISDVTSPEWNGLLSDDAGPFLKHEFLSSLEETACVGNNTGWQIAHLVLRCNDEIVGAIPLYLKQHSYGEYVFDWSWAQAYEQQGMNYYPKVLCAIPFTPVQGSRLLSKPGFNKALIYSKLISGLKSLVIDNQLSSAHVLFPQKHEVDILNTQGFLLRDSVQFHWHNQGYQSFEQFLSSLTMKRRKNIRRERESVARQNISFRHIPGRVSTDHDWEFFYACYANTYFEHQSQPYLNESFFKLWGKRLPENLHLIVAERNGAPIASSLLVVDAVMSKAYGRYWGALEHIPLLHFETAYYQAIEYCIAAGIQTFEGGAQGEHKMARGFLPTTIQSAHFIKDPRFAKAVEQFLGREHQGIEAYVDELAEHSPLKSSKVLK
- a CDS encoding ABC-F family ATPase, with product MLSASNITMQFGAKPLFENISVKFGGGNRYGLIGANGCGKSTFMKILGGELEPSSGNVSLDPGIRLGKLRQDQFAYEDVRVLDVVMMGHEEMWRAAAERDAIYANPEASDEDYMRAAELEGKYAEYGGYTAEAKAGELLLGIGIPIEQHNGPMSNVAPGWKLRVLLAQALFSDPDVLLLDEPTNNLDIHSIHWLEEILNQFNSTIIIISHDRHFLNEVCTHMADMDYGTLKVYPGNYDSYMLASTQARAQQLASNAKAKEKIAELQAFVSRFSANASKARQATSRQRQLEKIEIAEIKPSSRQNPFIRFDYEKKLHNMAVECNALTKAYDRTIFKNLKLGIRAGEKIAIIGQNGAGKTTLLKTILSKRFDGIAADSGDVKWAENANVGVMPQDNTELFAKEETLMEWMSNWRNTGDDDQVVRGTLGRLLFSGDDIGKDVKVLSGGEKGRMIWGKLMLQKHNVLAMDEPTNHMDMESIESLQIALEKFEGTLIFVSHDREFVQALANRILEVKMDGTVEDYSGTYEEYLRSQALAG